The genomic DNA ATCATTGGAACATGGTCTTCGATAGAAGTGTCGGTCGTTAAAGTTTTGCTTGGTATCTCTTTGTCCTTCAGGACATTAGAGATAAATTTAATTCGATCTTTCCCTCCTTTGTCCCCATCACAAACTACTGCAATTTTAGGAACAGGTTCTGTTTCGAGTAGAAGTCGCAACAGAGTGTCTGTATTTTTCGATTCCGATGTTGACATGACGGCTAACGAATTGATCTCCATGTCAACCTTACCTGCAAGCACAGCCTTCTGGACAATCGCGTAAATGTAGATTGGGTCTGAATCCCCTTCCGTCAAAAGTACATGATTTGCAAACAATATAGAGCCAGTCAAACTCAATCCAAGTGCATTAAGAACGGATTGCCATCTTCCCGTGTAAGGTTTTCCGTTGATCGTGGTCCCTTCTTCGCTCTTCATGATTAGTCGATGACGAGTCGGAAACGTCTTGTTAATCATGAAAAGTGAATGAGTCACATAAAGAACCTGACTCTCGCGAGAAAGAGCTTCCAATACCTGTAAGAGGTCATATTGACCTGATAGATGCAAAAACAATCCAGGCTCATCAAAGAGCAGAATGTAGGAATTGGCGGGATGGTCTTTTTGCCTAGAATGAAGAATGGTCTTTAATGAGAAATAATGAGTAAATCCACTGCTACGCCGGGATGCACGCACATATCGACTCGCTACTGAGGGATCTTGAATTTGCAGATCGATTCGATCTTCTTTTGAGTCGTGAGTAAGTCGGAATTGCAAATCTTGTCCTTGCGACCAACTTTGTTTCAGAGTCTCGTTCAAGACGTCAGAAGCCTGCGATACCTGCATTTGAGTTCGATCATTCTGCTTAAACAAAGTGGTCGCATCATTTGGATTGATCCCTGCGTAATAAAAGATTCCTCTCATGAATTCGTTTTCGTCACCTTTAAGCTCTTCAGCAGTCACGCTATCTGAAAGTTTCGTGATCGGCTCAATGAGTTCAAACCTTGGTAAGTAATCAAAGAACTCATTCTGGACTTCATCTTGAAATTCCTCCAATCCTTCAATTTCTAATTCGCCAAACAAACCAATTCGAGAAAGTGTAATTGTGTCGGGAATGTGATCAGCTTCCAAAAGGTCTAATGGCTCCTCAGGTAAGTCTTCAAAATCACTTTCAGTCGTTGTTGGGGCGGGTGGCTGAGGCGGAGTTGCTGGAGCTCCGCCTTCTGGGGATGAAGTAGCATTTTCTGGTACAATTTGCTCTTGTTCTAATTCATCATCTTCAATATCGGAATCTCTCTCATTAATTTTCTCATTGATCTTTTTTCTCGCTCGATTCTCAATGTCGATCAAAAATCCCTTACTTTTTGAATCCAGCTCAACTGTTCCTACTACCGAAGGTAATTCATCACTTTTAGACTCGCTGTCCCAGTTTAGATCGTCTTGATCGAAATCATTGCTGCTATTTAGATGCAGAAGTGATTTCAATAAATTGGATTTACCATGATCGTTCGGACCAACGATTACTGTTACGCTTGGCTCGACGACAAACTCCAGGGGTTTGCGAATTGAGCGATACCCTTCTATGCGTGCTTTTTGCAATCTCATGTTTATTCCTTCTTATATCTACCTGGAGTTCCCCAAGGGACAGTAGCGACTGTCCCTGACGCAACGACTAATTTGGCGCGAAGTAGTGCGGACATTGTTGCAGGCGGAATGTGATTCACTGGCAAACAGCATCCAAAACAGGTCCTGCCCCCCAATTGCTCGAAGAGGTCATTCCTCGTGCTTCATGATCCTTGTTCTTAACGTGTGTCATTCCTTAAAGATCAATTGTACCGCGTCAGCAATGACGTGGCCGTTTGTGCCTTTGTTGGAAATGGTGATCACTGCCTGCTCTTCGAAGTCGAACGTTCCCAGGGTGGTGAAGAGTTCATCGTGCTCGGCCGGTTTCTTTTGGTTGACAGTAACCGTCACGGGATTCCCTGTTTCTCGAATGGTGACAGGGACGTTGCTGGCCCGGTTGGAACTGGCAGCGTAGCTGAGGCGGACTTCGTAGCGCCCCGGTTTGGGGAGGTCGACCTTGAATTGAACCTGCAGATTTCCTTTTCTTTCATTGTCGTCATGCAAGTAGCTGCTTCCGACAAATGCTCCGACAGAGGTGCTCGGCTTCCAGCCTTCAAGTTGCTCAAGGTCATCGGTATCGATAACGATTCCTTTCAGAGATTTTTTGCTCACACCGTTTCGGTGACCGCCACGAACAGGGCCGTCGTATTCCAGGACTTGACCATCTTTCTCGAGCTGTTTTCGAAGAGTCTCGTAACTGACGTCTTGCACGCTCACATTGTTATCGATGGCCTGCGACGCGGCTGTGGCTGCCGATTGACCAAGAATCATGAAGACCGGTTCCATACGAATTGATCCAAACGCGATATGCGAACTGCTGATGCAAACCGGCACGAGGAGGTTTTCACACTGCTCTTCTTTCGGGACCAGTGACCCGTACGAGATTTGATATGGCGGGGTTCCGACGCCGATGTCGCCTTCGTTTTGCACAAAACCATCTGGTTTGACGTATCGCTGCACGTTGTGGGAATCCATCGTATAGGACCCCATTCCGACCGGTTCGGGAGTCGTTCGCTGATGCAGGCAGTCTTGCTCGGTCATCACATATTTGCCGATCATTCTGCGTGCTTCACGAACATAGATTTGATGGGGCCAGTTCCCGTTGTCTTGAAACTCATCTTTCGGCAGGCCCCAGGTGGACATTTCCTTTCGAACTTCTTCAGGCACGCGCGGATCATTCGCAAGGAAGTACATCAGCCCTTTCTGGTAAGTTTCGTGCTCTGCGATGATCTCTTTTCGCCGCTCGTAGCTTCCGTCCGGGTAATCGTAGTTATACCCGATGTTGTCGGTGCTGAAGGGGCCGTGGTTGTTGGTGTCGGTCTTCTTGTTTGGAATGGGATCGAATTTCCGAAAGGTTTCGCGCCAGCCTGATTCAAAGACTCGTACTAACAATTCGTACTGCTTTTCGTCGTATCCATCCGGCTTGGGAAACGGGATGCGATTCGCTGGATGATTCGTTAAACACATTCGAAAACAATATGCCTGCACCCGATGGTCCCCTGCTCCTTTGACTCCGGGATCTTCTGCACTGATTCTTGGGAGCAATCCGGAAGAGGGATCACCTTTGACGACATAAGGATCAACTGGCTTCTTGAACCAGTGACCATGATGGAGAACTCCGGTTTGAATGCCATTCCATTTCTCGCCGTAGGTCTCTGTCGACTCCCGACCGACGTGATAGTCGACATTCGCAGTCGCCAACAGGTCCCCTTCGTAGGTGGCATCGATAAACATCTTCCCGCGAAAAGTTTTCCCGCTAAGCATCTTGATCGAGGTGATGCGTCCCTCTTTCAGCGTGACACCAGATTCACGATCAAGCCATTCATCGCGGAGGACTGGGATATCGTAATCCTTAATGAAATCCTCGAAGACAGCTTCTGCAATGTGCGGTTCAAAAATCCACATCGTCCGCTGCGTTCCGTCGATGGCAGCGGTTCCCTGTCCTTTGTTTCCGTACTCTTCTCGCTTCTGCCATTTCCAGGCATCGTTGTCCTGATACTTCTTCCAGACACGATGATAGAACTCGCGCGACAAACCTCCAATGACCGCTTTGTTCCCAGTGTCGGTCCAGCCGAGTCCACCGGACGAGAGACCACCCAAATGAGTATCTGGGCAGACAATCACAACGCTCTTCCTCAACTTCTTCACTTGAACGGCTGCGGTCACTCCAGCAGAAGTTCCACCATAAACAACGACATCATAGTCGTTCGCGAGAGTTGGAATCGCGATCAGACACAGGGAAAGAGAAGCAATCATTTTCAAGAGCATCGGAGGTTTCCGTAACTTTGGTCGTGAAGTTCTATACAGAAATGGTTGGGCCATCGAATCGAAATTGAAAGGTGAAAGCGACATCGTTCAACAGTCGCACCAAATCGATTTCGTAATGTGGCAATTCATTTTCACAGATGACAATAGTTAAACAAGGGACGACCTCGCGATGGGTAGCAGCGAAGAATATTTTTCAGATTCGACTTGCCCTGCCGGCAACACTGTTATACAACTGTAGTCACTTCAGTGAATTACACGAGGAAACCCAAATGCTTGTACGCGTCGAGAAAGGTTCTGCAGTGCCGATCTCCCGGCAGATTGCGGATCAGGTCCGGGCGCAATGCCTGTCCGGGCGAATAAAGCCCGGAACTCAGATTCCTTCGGTCCGGCAACTTGCTCGCGATCTGGCGGTGAATCAGAACACGGTGCTTCGAGTCTACGAAAAACTGACCGCTGAGAAACTTCTGGAGATGAGGCACGGCGAAGGAACATTCGTTTCCAATAACCTTCCGACCGAGCAACTCAACGGTCAGCGAACGCACTTCTTTGATGAGATGACGCAACTGGTACGCCACGGGCGGATGCTGGGAATTAATGACTCTGGGCTGCATGCCCTGCTTGACGATGCGTTGAAACTGTCACTGCAACAGGACCACTCTTCCGAGTCGAAAGGAGAGCACAAATGACTGATTCTGTGATCGAAACCAAGAATATTCACAAGCAGTTTGGAACTAACATCGTTCTGGATGGCCTGGACATGGATGTCAAGAAAGGAGAGACCTTTGCATTCCTGGGGCGGAATGGGGCTGGAAAGACGACAACAATCAAATCACTCATGGGACTTGTGAAACCGGATTCTGGATCAATTTCCGTGCTGGGGAATGATCCAGCGATCGATCCAATTCAAGTCCGCAGTACTGTCGGATATTTGGCGGAAGATCAGACGATGTTCGGCTGGATGCGAGTAGAGCAACTGATCCGATTCATCGCACCGTTTTATCCCACCTGGGATCATCAGTTAGCACAGCAGTATGTCACTCAGTTTGACTTGCCATTGCGTACGAAAGTGAAACACCTGTCGAAAGGGCAAACCGTTCGCGTGGGGTTGCTGCTCGCTTTGGCTCACCGTCCGGAACTCGTTGTCCTGGACGATCCTGCACTCGGGCTTGATCCGATCATGCGGCGAGATTTCAACAGAGATCTGGTGACGCATTTACAAGCTGAGGGGCGGACTGTGCTGTACAGTTCGCACCTGTTGTACGAAGTCGAACCAATCGCAGATATCATCGCGATTTTGCACGAGGGAAAAATCGTTCGCCAAGCTCCGACAGAAGAGTTAAGAGCTCAGGTGAAACGAATTTCTATCGACACTGCTGCGGTCGCCAAAATTGGCTCGAAGCTCAAAATTCTCGATGGGCGAGTCAGTGCAGGCGAAGTCAACCTGACTGTCGACGACGCAGTCAACGCAATCGAGTTGCTGCAGCGGGCAGGGATCGAACACCGCACGGTGGACTTGAATCTGGATGAAATCTTCGAAGCTTTTGTCGCTGGCCAAAGGGAAATCCGGTTCGATTTTCCGGAAGTTGAAATTGCGAATCAGCCGGTTTAGTCGAACACGTTAAGTGTCCGGAAAAATTCTGAAAGACCTGCTTACATAAAGAGCCAATCTATGAACATCTGGAAAACGTTGATCTGGAAAGAGTTTCATGAGCAGAAGTGGAAACTGCTCTCACTGATTGGAATTGTTCTCGCAATTTTAATTGCCGGGCTGATCGAATCCGAAGGGAAAGATCTGGTGGGAGTTGTGGCTGTGATCTACAGCTACGTTCTCCTCGCCCCTCTCTATTTGGGAATGGGAGTTAGTTCGGGAGAGCAATCGAGCAATTCTATTGGCTTCGTGCGTACTCTTCCATTTTCAAGTTGGAAAATTGGTTTGGTGCGAGTGGTTGTCGGCTGGTTTGTGCTGGCGATCCCGCTGCTTGTAAGCATGATCGTCTTGATGTGTGCGGCAGCAGTGCTCACCAGACTTGGTCTTCTCAATCCGAATACACTCCAGGAACTCTTTATCGGCAGAAAAGTTTCAGCGAATTTCAGCTTGTTCCTTGTCCACATGCTAGGCCTTGGAGTCTGTACGAATTTGTACGCCTGGATCGTAGCGATTACTGTGAATCAGAAGTCTGATCTACGTGCCGGATTAATTGGAATCGTTCTGATCGTTTTGCTGTTCTATGTCGGGATGGTATCTGTTTCGAGTGCCTCAGCTCCAAAGAGTGCCGGGTTAGTGAGGCTCACGATCTTCTCGATCACTCCCGCTTTTTACCTGATGCTTGATCGTTTTTTTCAGCAACCTCATTTGCTGTTCGCGTTCTGCATTCAAGCTGGAACGATCATCACCTTATGTGCCATCACTGCCCGCAGATATGGAGGCAAACGTGTTCTGAGCCTCGATTTCTTGAATCGATTTCAGTTCGTTCCAGAGCAGAGCCAAAGCAAACTCGGTCCGCCTATAAAATCAGCCCGATCTTCCCTGTTCTGGATGCAGTACCGACAATCAATTCCGGTTGTTGTGGCTGGAATTACAGTTGTCTTGTTGCTGTCCGGAATGGAACAAATGAGTCAGGAGCGTTCCAGATTTATCCTCGACCAGTTTGCCCCCTTCATGGGATGCGTACTCGCACTGATCATTGGCACGGGGACCTTCGTGCATGAACTTGAACCGAACCTGTACACGTTCTGGAGATCGCGGCCGATCTCACCCCGTCGCTGGTTCTGGTTGAAGTATTTTGCGGGAGCGATTGTGATCGTCGGATGCTTCGATCTGCCAATGACAGCCCTGCACCGAATCACAACTCACATACCTTCCCCAGAGTTAATACACCCAATGTTTCGACAGGAATACTACCGAGAGCTTGTCCTGTACGGTGTGAGTTCGATCTTCCCGATATTGCTGCACTTGTTTGTTTATTCAATGGCGGCCTTGGCAGCGTGCAGCGTTCGACACCCGGTCTATTCACCAATCCTTGCAGTCTGCGGAGCTCTAGCGATTATTCTCGGACCGGAAGCGATTTACAGCCTTCATCCGATCTCGTTCCTCAGCGCCTGGGGCGACGTCTCTTCCGGACACACGGGATACGATCCCTGGTTCGCACTGCTGGCCGGACCACTGATATTGGGGCCGTTTATTATCGGTGGAGCGACTCTCTCTGGCTGGTTGATTAAGAAAGAGATTTCATTGTCGCCGGGGTAAATAGTGTGCGCTGAAGCGTCCCTTAAACGGGCCATTCGTGGCCACAAGCGTTGCAACTGAAGCCGACGATTGTGCCAGTCCCGGCGATTTTGGCTCCGTTGCGTCCGTATTGGCTGTCTTCCAGTTCAACAGGCTCGACTGTGACCCGTGAGCAACATGGGCAGCTTTGATTTTCTTTACGAAGACGAGCACGCTGTTCGATCCCGGTTGAGCGAAAGCCTTTTGATTTTGAAGCGTATTCTTTGAAAGAAAAGATCTGCGGTTCTTCGATGAGATCGGGACCGGCGAAGAGAGAGAGTTGACTCATCCTTGAGTCCTTTCAACTTGGAGAATTGAAGGAGGTGTTGTGTACTGACTCAAACCGAATTCGCGTTGATCGAGTCAGCGGCTGACGCATCCAATGCGTCTACGGCAGAATTTACCTTTGGATTCTCACGATATCAACAGTTCATTTTTGCAACAGCCCGCTTCAGACAGCACACCCCACAACATGTTGTGGGGTGTTGCACATAGGCTACATGATTATGTTGAAAAATAGCCTCTGTAAAAGTGTCAAAAACTGCCGAAAACGACCTCGCCGTCAGCGATTGTCTGCAGCACGTGCAGCTTCGCATTCGCCGAATCATGCTCAAACAGCACAAAATCCGCAGGCTTTCCGACTGCGAGCTTTGCACACTCTACGTGTGAAATTCTGGCGGGGTTGATGGTCGCCATGTCCCAGGCGTCAGCGAGCGAACAGCCGGTCATCTCGACCATTGTGGCAATGCAAACATCAGTCTGAACACCTGATCCAGCCAGGAATTGACTTTGCCCTGCGATAACGACTTTTCCACTTTCCAGGACTTCAAACTTTGCTCCGTGGTAGTCGTGAACGCCCGGCTCACAACCTGCCAGTCCAGAGGCGTCGCACGTCAGAACAATTCCATCTTTCCCCTTCGCGAAGTAGAACGAACGGACGACGCTTGCAGGGAGATGATGACCATCAGAAATGATGCTGGCTGTTAATTTCGGTTCGCCAAGTTGATCCCAGATATAGTTGGGATGTCTGCGAAGAGTTCCGTGAGCACCATTTCCTAAATGCGTACTGAGAGTGGCTCCGGCGGCGACGGCAGCTCCGATTTGTTCAGTATTCGCAGCGGTATGTCCGATGGAGATTGCAATCCCGTTGTTCACACAATTGGTGATAAATTCCGGTGCTCCGGGGGATTCAGGAGCGAGCGTCAACAAGCGAATTCGATTTCCTGAAGCGGCCTGTAATCGCTGAACTTCGTCCCAGTCGCAAGCTCGGACCTGATCGAGAGGATGGGCTCCTCGTGGTCCATCTTCAGTCGCAATGTATGGCCCTTCGAGGTGGCAGCCGAGAACCATTCGATTCGCCCAGGCTTCCTTTTCGCAAGCTTGCCGGATTATGGCAAATCCATTTTCGAGAGCTTCATAGGAGTTGGTGATCAAAGTCGGGAACAGATGCGTGATTCCGTACTGGTAATGTGCCCGGAGGGCTTCCAGGCACTTTTCCACCGTCAATTTTTCATCACTAAACCATGTTCCGCCATATCCGTTGATTTGCAGATCGAACAGGCCGGGAGCAACGATTGGGAGTGTTTCTGCACTCTCGATCTCGTTTATTGCTGCAATCTTTCCATCTTCAACGACAATCTCGACTGGTTGTTGGCTACGGAACTCTCTGGCTTGAACTCGCATGAAAATGAAACTCTGCTAAAAATTAACAAACGGATGTGTTCAACTTATCGTATTGAAAACGTCCGTCCGCGCACACGCTACCAGTCTGATTTTGCCGGTGAGTATTTTAGAACTGATCCTGAAACTTAAAATCGCTCTCTCAAACGTTGAAGAAAGCAATTATTCCAAAAGTTTTCGAACTGATTTTAGAACTGATCCTGAAACTTAAAATCGCTCTCTCAAACGTTGAAGAAAGCGACTATTCCAAAAGTTTTCGAACTGGTTTTAGAACTGATCCTGAAACTTAAAATCGCTCCCTCAAACGTTGAGAAAAGCAATTATTCCAAAAGTTTTCGGACTGGTTCTGGATCGAGCCTACAAAAGCAGACCGACTCCATCCGCGCGGCAGCCTGAATCCTCCTGACTTCGATCGTGATATGATCAAACTCCACAAATTCAAATTCCACAATCTCCGCGGATTTACTGTCATCGAATTTGTCACGGTGATTTCGATTATCTTTTTGCTCATCGCACTTCTACTCCCGGCGATTCAAAAAACTCGCGATTCTGCCAGATCAGTCCAATGCAAGAACAATATGAAGCAAATTGCGTTGGCGCTTCACAACTACCACGACGCTCAAGCAACCTTTCCACCGGGATATATTTCCATCATGGGAATTCGGGAGAAAAGCTTGCAGAATGAATGGGGATGGGGAGCGTTGCTGCTCCCGTATCTTGACCAAACCCCACTCTTCCTACGAATAAATTTCGAGACAGGCGTGAATATCTCGCTAAGCAACTCCAGCGACTCAGCACCTGCTGGAATCGCTTTCACGACTCCAAACGCGTCGCTCGTCGCAACACAAATCTACTCATATTCATGCCCCATTGACACCATCCATTTTGAGTCTAAAGAGTACGAATCGCTCGTAAAATCAAGGGCATATGCTTATTCAAGCTACTCCGCAATCACAGGCGTAAACTGGATGGACTTGCCGTGCGCAACTGTCGTCGCCAGCCTCAAACATGAAGATCTGACGCTCACCGAAGAGCCGTGTCTGCCAGCTGAGGGAGTCTTCTACCTCAATAGCCGAGTCCGCTTCAAAGACATTCGAGACGGCGGTTCTCAGACATTGCTAATCGGTGAGGCCTCGCTTCGGATGCCACGCAAATCGACAATCATCAGTCTTCCGTTTCAATTCCAGCAAAAACAGGTGAAAGACTGGCGATTGAACTGGGCTGGCGTCTCCACTCCTCTCAATCAGGAACAAGTTCTGACTGCAACCACTGAAGGCATCAACAAAAAATCCACCAAAGGTTTTTTCAGCGGCCTGCAAAGTTCCCATACCGGCGGCGCTCATGCCGCGCTGGCAGATGGATCGGTTCGATTCTTCTCAGAAAATATCGATTCGAGTACACAAGCCCCATACGGAGTGCTCCAGCACCTATCGACAATTCAAAGCAACGATCTCGCCGATAAATTCTAGAGCAGTTTACTCTACCGTGTGCCCATGAAGAACGGTTCTCTTTGGAACGACGCTGCGTTTCACGAGAGAGTATACGGACTATCATCTCTGAAAATTCTCAAGAGCTGTCCGGAAAACCTGATTTTGGCCTCTCGGGCACTGAGGAAATCGATCATCATAGAGATCTGCGAGGAAGACCCCATACGCATCAATCAGCTCTTTGGTTAGGCTATCTACCCCATTCTCAGGAATCTGTGGTTTCGAATACTTACGGGTTTCCTGTATCGGTGGAGCGTGCTTTTCATGGAACAAATCGTGGATATTCACGAGGTCGCGCGTTTAGGTCGTTTTCAAAAAACTCTACAAGCAGTCTCAAAACCTATGGAATTGCGACCTTTCTCTGTATCAGAGAAGTGAACAGCAAGTTTTGAGACCAGTTCTAAAATTTCAGGACTCGGAATCGTTTCCCCTTGAGTTTTTGAAGTTCGAGACATTGAATGCTCAGCAGAAATTAAGGATGATAAGAGAGTTCATTATGGAGACTTCCGAAACAGAATTGGTGATCAGTTCCAGCGTTGCGATTCCTTTGGCTGAAATTCACTTTGAATTTGTCAGAAGTTCGGGGCCAGGTGGTCAAAATGTGAACAAGGTGAACTCTCAAGCACAGCTTCATTGGAATCTCGAAGAGTCGACCGCACTCTCCGGGCCAGTTAAAGAACGGTTAAGGCAGCGAGAAGCAAATCGAATCAATAAGCTAGGGGTCATGCGGATTGATTGCCAAACTTCACGAGACCGTGAGAAAAATCGCCAGGAATGTTTGAACCGCTTGAAAGAAATCATCGTTCGGGCCATGGAAGTGCCCAAGGCGAGGAAGAAAACACGAACTCCTCGTTGGGTCAAAGAAAAACGCTTACGTAACAAAAAAGAAAAATCGAAGTTGAAACGATTACGTCGTCCACCTTCGTTGAACGATTAGTCCATATGGCAGAATCCCGCGAAACATTGGGTCATTCGGAAAACAATAAAGTTGCCGTGCATCCTCGGGAGCAGGTAATTTTCTATCGGAGTGTCGCGCACTACAGTCCTCTGGGCCGATGCTGGCATCTTGAGGTTCATGGCTCAATCTTCGCCCCCACACGTCGGCATATCCGCAAGCATGTCCTGCTGCATCTCTTCAAACGGGTGGTTAAGCCTGAGAAGGGGAAGCAGACACACAAGCGGTTCAAAGATCGAGCGTACCTCTTTCTGAACGTCAACAAACGAAACAAGTCCGTTCCGATTGCGATTGCAGAAAAAGCCTTTGAGCTTCCTCGCTCGTCGCCAGACGGGCAGTTTTACACAACCCTGACAGTTCCGGAATTGGAATTGGAACCATCGATTCAGGTCGATGAATTCGGCCGCAGATTTGTCGAATTTGCTGCCCACCTTCCGGAAGAAGATGAGCGACTGTTCGCCGGAGAAATTGAACTGATTCCGCCGGAAGGGATCTCAATCGTCTCTGATATCGACGATACAATCAAAATCACGAATATCGCTGACCGTAGAGAACTTCTGGCGAACACATTTAGTCGTGAGTTTCAGGCTGTTCCGATGATGGCGAAAATTTACCAGGACTGGGCCCGCGCCGGAGCCAGTATTCACTACGTCTCTTCCAGTCCCTGGCCGCTCTATCAACCGATGCTCGCGTGGCTGGACAAGGATGAGTTTCCACTTGGAAGCGTTCATTTGCGCAACATGAAATTGAGCGAACTTCGTAAAGACTGGAAACGCCAAATCGCATACGAGTCAAAGCGTAAAACGATTCAAACATTGATGCGGACCTACCCGAGCAGACGGTTCATCCTTTGTGGAGATTCCGGCGAACGCGACGCCGAACTCTATGCAGAAATTGCTTCCCAATTCGGTCCCCAGGTTCAGCACGTAGCGATTCGGTATATCGAGAATGGGCATCACAAATATTCACGCGATGTCATCCGTCGCATTCTCTCAAACATCCCGGAAGAGAAACAGACGGTCTTCGACTCACCCGAGGAGATCCCTGCATTGATTCCGGATGCTGTTTCCAGTTGATCGATTCATCTTGCAAGTTCGCTTTCCGCCGCCTCATCTCTTCTGCTGATACGGAATGAATGGTGCAACCCAGACAAAAGGTTTTCCAGCTTCGTCAAGCATGATTTTACTGGTCAACCGAGCTTGCCGCACGACCGACTCCATCACCAGAGACCAGGCAGTTTGCTTGGTGGGATACGAGACGTTGACCGTGGCAACATCGATTTCTTTTTGCTGACAAAGTCGAAAGTCGATCAGAATGGGTGTTTTCGTTTGTGATGCAATCGCCTCAAGAACTCGTTGCAATGCAGCCTCTTCAAAGCCGGTTTTCACAAACTCGTAAAGCTTTGGAACGATTTGATTTCGAGGGACAGACTGG from Thalassoglobus polymorphus includes the following:
- a CDS encoding ATP-dependent nuclease — translated: MRLQKARIEGYRSIRKPLEFVVEPSVTVIVGPNDHGKSNLLKSLLHLNSSNDFDQDDLNWDSESKSDELPSVVGTVELDSKSKGFLIDIENRARKKINEKINERDSDIEDDELEQEQIVPENATSSPEGGAPATPPQPPAPTTTESDFEDLPEEPLDLLEADHIPDTITLSRIGLFGELEIEGLEEFQDEVQNEFFDYLPRFELIEPITKLSDSVTAEELKGDENEFMRGIFYYAGINPNDATTLFKQNDRTQMQVSQASDVLNETLKQSWSQGQDLQFRLTHDSKEDRIDLQIQDPSVASRYVRASRRSSGFTHYFSLKTILHSRQKDHPANSYILLFDEPGLFLHLSGQYDLLQVLEALSRESQVLYVTHSLFMINKTFPTRHRLIMKSEEGTTINGKPYTGRWQSVLNALGLSLTGSILFANHVLLTEGDSDPIYIYAIVQKAVLAGKVDMEINSLAVMSTSESKNTDTLLRLLLETEPVPKIAVVCDGDKGGKDRIKFISNVLKDKEIPSKTLTTDTSIEDHVPMIKEIYVPAVAAFVVKVLSFLGETPPNEESLKDKLLEDFNDKFDKEDTVVEISKWTNDVAVRIGGLKKKPSKVGIAREYATRLIDIDNREFKFGRRGKALIEWLQKELSIPTTHEVKESIMNE
- a CDS encoding FAD-dependent oxidoreductase; the protein is MLLKMIASLSLCLIAIPTLANDYDVVVYGGTSAGVTAAVQVKKLRKSVVIVCPDTHLGGLSSGGLGWTDTGNKAVIGGLSREFYHRVWKKYQDNDAWKWQKREEYGNKGQGTAAIDGTQRTMWIFEPHIAEAVFEDFIKDYDIPVLRDEWLDRESGVTLKEGRITSIKMLSGKTFRGKMFIDATYEGDLLATANVDYHVGRESTETYGEKWNGIQTGVLHHGHWFKKPVDPYVVKGDPSSGLLPRISAEDPGVKGAGDHRVQAYCFRMCLTNHPANRIPFPKPDGYDEKQYELLVRVFESGWRETFRKFDPIPNKKTDTNNHGPFSTDNIGYNYDYPDGSYERRKEIIAEHETYQKGLMYFLANDPRVPEEVRKEMSTWGLPKDEFQDNGNWPHQIYVREARRMIGKYVMTEQDCLHQRTTPEPVGMGSYTMDSHNVQRYVKPDGFVQNEGDIGVGTPPYQISYGSLVPKEEQCENLLVPVCISSSHIAFGSIRMEPVFMILGQSAATAASQAIDNNVSVQDVSYETLRKQLEKDGQVLEYDGPVRGGHRNGVSKKSLKGIVIDTDDLEQLEGWKPSTSVGAFVGSSYLHDDNERKGNLQVQFKVDLPKPGRYEVRLSYAASSNRASNVPVTIRETGNPVTVTVNQKKPAEHDELFTTLGTFDFEEQAVITISNKGTNGHVIADAVQLIFKE
- a CDS encoding GntR family transcriptional regulator; protein product: MLVRVEKGSAVPISRQIADQVRAQCLSGRIKPGTQIPSVRQLARDLAVNQNTVLRVYEKLTAEKLLEMRHGEGTFVSNNLPTEQLNGQRTHFFDEMTQLVRHGRMLGINDSGLHALLDDALKLSLQQDHSSESKGEHK
- a CDS encoding ABC transporter ATP-binding protein translates to MTDSVIETKNIHKQFGTNIVLDGLDMDVKKGETFAFLGRNGAGKTTTIKSLMGLVKPDSGSISVLGNDPAIDPIQVRSTVGYLAEDQTMFGWMRVEQLIRFIAPFYPTWDHQLAQQYVTQFDLPLRTKVKHLSKGQTVRVGLLLALAHRPELVVLDDPALGLDPIMRRDFNRDLVTHLQAEGRTVLYSSHLLYEVEPIADIIAILHEGKIVRQAPTEELRAQVKRISIDTAAVAKIGSKLKILDGRVSAGEVNLTVDDAVNAIELLQRAGIEHRTVDLNLDEIFEAFVAGQREIRFDFPEVEIANQPV
- a CDS encoding N-acetylglucosamine-6-phosphate deacetylase, which codes for MRVQAREFRSQQPVEIVVEDGKIAAINEIESAETLPIVAPGLFDLQINGYGGTWFSDEKLTVEKCLEALRAHYQYGITHLFPTLITNSYEALENGFAIIRQACEKEAWANRMVLGCHLEGPYIATEDGPRGAHPLDQVRACDWDEVQRLQAASGNRIRLLTLAPESPGAPEFITNCVNNGIAISIGHTAANTEQIGAAVAAGATLSTHLGNGAHGTLRRHPNYIWDQLGEPKLTASIISDGHHLPASVVRSFYFAKGKDGIVLTCDASGLAGCEPGVHDYHGAKFEVLESGKVVIAGQSQFLAGSGVQTDVCIATMVEMTGCSLADAWDMATINPARISHVECAKLAVGKPADFVLFEHDSANAKLHVLQTIADGEVVFGSF
- a CDS encoding DUF1559 domain-containing protein, whose translation is MIKLHKFKFHNLRGFTVIEFVTVISIIFLLIALLLPAIQKTRDSARSVQCKNNMKQIALALHNYHDAQATFPPGYISIMGIREKSLQNEWGWGALLLPYLDQTPLFLRINFETGVNISLSNSSDSAPAGIAFTTPNASLVATQIYSYSCPIDTIHFESKEYESLVKSRAYAYSSYSAITGVNWMDLPCATVVASLKHEDLTLTEEPCLPAEGVFYLNSRVRFKDIRDGGSQTLLIGEASLRMPRKSTIISLPFQFQQKQVKDWRLNWAGVSTPLNQEQVLTATTEGINKKSTKGFFSGLQSSHTGGAHAALADGSVRFFSENIDSSTQAPYGVLQHLSTIQSNDLADKF
- the arfB gene encoding alternative ribosome rescue aminoacyl-tRNA hydrolase ArfB, translating into METSETELVISSSVAIPLAEIHFEFVRSSGPGGQNVNKVNSQAQLHWNLEESTALSGPVKERLRQREANRINKLGVMRIDCQTSRDREKNRQECLNRLKEIIVRAMEVPKARKKTRTPRWVKEKRLRNKKEKSKLKRLRRPPSLND